The Xenorhabdus poinarii G6 nucleotide sequence AAAATCACGGTTAATAATTTCTCTAAAATTAATTTCTAAATTGAGATCGTCTGTCTTAATTGAACAAGCCGGAGCAAGTACCGTTAGCGAAATTTTGACGTTTTGACGCAGTGTATCTTTTGCCTCTGCCTTTTGCTGGCCGCTAATGCCAAAAAGAAACAGTACTGGCAAGACATATTTGGATAATTTAATGCTTAATGAACCCATTATCATTTACTCTACTTTTATCCGCTCATTGACGAAAAACTCATCCTATTCCAGCCAGTTATGCGTCGATATCCCGTCAATATTATGATTGATGGGATATCACTGACATAACCCAATCAGTTATTTTCAGCGACGGCTTCTGACACCGTGCAGGTATTGCCACCACATTTGAATGTTAACTGTGGATGTCCACCATAATCATTGACATAAGTCAGTACCGGTGTATTCCCCAGTGCATTAATTGTTCCACCTAGTGTTTCGCTGCTTTTGGGCGCTAACATCAGGGGTTTAAATCCCACCACACTATTCCCTCCTATCTTGTTTGATGCTTCTGAAATAGTGATGTAATAAGGTGTCGGGTTATTGACGACATAGTGATTTTCCTGGCGGGTTAAGGTGAGTTTTTCCTGCCAAGGATTATCAAGATCTATACGGCGTGCAATGACCGCTTTCGGGCGGTAGAACAATTTGATACGAGTCTGCAAAGCCAATTGCAATACATTTGGCTTGTCACTGCGTGGCGGAATTTCACGAATGTTGAAATAGAACACACTCTCCCGATCTTGCGGCAATTGAGCAATGGCGGGTAATGTCTGGAGCTTAACCTGACTTTTTGCTCCAGCTTCAATACGTTGTACCGGCGGCACAACCACAATCGGGCTATTGATCTTATTGCCATTCTCATCTTCGATCCATGACTGAGCCAGATAAGGCAAATCAAGATGTTGATTTTCCACGTTAAGACTAACGGATTTCATATCCTCATTAAAAATGACCCGGGTACGATCCAACGCGATGGCTGCCATGGCCTGATGAACTGACATCAAGCTGCTGACCGTTATCGCCGTTATCATTAGAATTTTTTTCAGTTTCATAATGTTCTTTGCTCATACTCAAAAAAGTTCAGGTTTATCTTACTACGCTCAACAATGTCTCTGTTTTTACGTCAAAATTTCACATAAACAAAACAATATAATACGCTGTTTAAAACAGATTTCATGGGCTG carries:
- a CDS encoding fimbria/pilus periplasmic chaperone, translating into MKLKKILMITAITVSSLMSVHQAMAAIALDRTRVIFNEDMKSVSLNVENQHLDLPYLAQSWIEDENGNKINSPIVVVPPVQRIEAGAKSQVKLQTLPAIAQLPQDRESVFYFNIREIPPRSDKPNVLQLALQTRIKLFYRPKAVIARRIDLDNPWQEKLTLTRQENHYVVNNPTPYYITISEASNKIGGNSVVGFKPLMLAPKSSETLGGTINALGNTPVLTYVNDYGGHPQLTFKCGGNTCTVSEAVAENN